GACAACATCATCGCGGTAGCGGCTTTGGATTCCAACGATCGCTTGGGTTCATTCTCAAACTGGGGGCACAAGTCGGTGGATATCGGCGCACCTGGTGTGAAAGTATTTTCGACAGTTGTGGGTCAAGGCTACACTGACACCGTGATCGATAAGTTTGGTTTCAAAGCCACTTGGGACGGAACTTCCATGGCAGCTCCACACGTTGCAGGTGCCGCGGCTCTTTACTGGTCGGCTCATCCAGAGAAATCTTGGCAAGATGTGAAGGCGGCGATCTTGGGTTCTTCTCGTAGAATTCAAGCTCTTGACGGCAAGTCTGTGTCGAACGGCAAGTTGGACGTTAAAGCTTTGATGAATTACTAAAGCTTTCACCAACTTAATTTGTAAAAGTGAAGCACCTCTAAAAAAGTAGAACGAGCACTTACCGAAAGGATTTCAAAGATGCGCGTTCTACTTTTTTCATTTCTAGCCACTACTCTTTTTTCTGCAACATCATTTGCCGAGAAGTTTGAGCTTGATAAGTCTCACACGGATGTCAGCTTCAGGGCACCTCACTTGATGGTTTCCAAAGTCAAAGGCCGTTTCGAAAAATTCGAAGGTACTTTCGACTTCGACGAAAAAACTCAAAAATTGGAAAACGTGTTCGTCAAAGTTTACACAGACTCTTTGAACACGAATGAGAAAGACCGCGACAAGCACTTACGCACGGCGGATTTCTTCGACGTTAAAAAATATCCAGAGATGACCTTCAAGGGAAACAAAGTTGATTACGACAATGGCAAGCCCGATAAAATTCATGGCGACCTGACTATTCGTGGTATCACGAAGCCGGCGACCTTCGACATCGACTACAAAGGCGCGGTCAACGATCCATGGGGAAATCGTGTCATTTCTTTCGAGGCTGAAGCTAAAGTAAATCGCAAAGACTTCGGTTTGAACTGGAATAAAGCGATGGACAAAGGCGGCTGGGTTGTCGGCGACGACATCGAAATCGAAATTGATGGCGAAGCCAAAGTAGCAAAACCTGCAGCTCCGGCAAAAAAATAGGAGCTGACATGCATCCCTCATCACGGACACATAAAGTGGGCTTAGGCCTTCGCCAGCCCCATTATTCCTATTTAGAAACCCGTCCTCAAACTGAAGCAGCTTGGTTTGAGGCGATCACAGAAAACTATCTGAATTCACGCGGGCGTCCTTTAGAGATGCTAAAGTTGATTCGTCAGGATTACCCGGTGGCCCTGCACGGACTATCGATGAATATCGGATGCCCTGAAGGATTGCGTCTGGATTATTTGCAAAAACTGCGGGAGCTGATTGAACACGTCGAGCCTTTTATTGTTTCAGATCATCTTTGTTGGACGGGATCTCCGGACCAGAATCTTCATGATCTTCTGCCTCTCCCGTTTACAGAAGACAGCATTGAGACTTTGGTGAACAACATCGATTTCGTACAAAACTTTTTGCGTCGACCGCTAATTCTGGAAAATATTTCCACTTACATCAGCTATCGCAGCAACGAAATGAATGAGTGGGATTTTATTAGTGAAGTCAGCCGTCGCTCGGGTTGTGGGCTTCTGCTGGATATGAACAATGTGTATGTGAATTCCTATAATCACGGCTTTGACCCGAATTATTTCTTAAACCACATTCCTTTGGATCGCGTGGTGCAAGTTCACATGTCCGGTCCGACAAAATTTGAAGACATTCTTTTTGATAATCACGGGCAGGAAATTCCAGAACAAATCTGGGATTTATTCAAACTAATGGCGCCAAAAATTCGCCACTTGCCTATTTTAATTGAACGCGACGAAGACATTCCGGATTTCAAAGAACTTGAAGTCGAAGTGATGAAAGCAGTTTACATCTTGGAGGGCTCTCATGAATCTGAACGAAGCACAGAACCTGTTTAAAAAAGGCCTTCTTGGCGAAAATGATCAGGCTTTTCAAAAAACTTTAAAAGCTGTAGGACAAATGTCTTTAGAGCGCGCTTTCAAAGTTTACAATCACAGCTACATCCGTCGCTTAACCGAAAGCTTGAAAGAAACTTATCCCGCGGTTTTTTGGGTTTTAGGTGCGGATTCATTTCAGCAAGTGGCGGCGGATTATATCAATGCGCAACCTTCGTTGTCTTATGATCTGGCTGCCCATGGAGCCGAGTTCCCGGCATTCCTAAAAACATCTTCGGTGTCTGCCGGTATTCCGTTTCTTT
The window above is part of the Bdellovibrio bacteriovorus genome. Proteins encoded here:
- the bufB gene encoding MNIO family bufferin maturase; this translates as MHPSSRTHKVGLGLRQPHYSYLETRPQTEAAWFEAITENYLNSRGRPLEMLKLIRQDYPVALHGLSMNIGCPEGLRLDYLQKLRELIEHVEPFIVSDHLCWTGSPDQNLHDLLPLPFTEDSIETLVNNIDFVQNFLRRPLILENISTYISYRSNEMNEWDFISEVSRRSGCGLLLDMNNVYVNSYNHGFDPNYFLNHIPLDRVVQVHMSGPTKFEDILFDNHGQEIPEQIWDLFKLMAPKIRHLPILIERDEDIPDFKELEVEVMKAVYILEGSHESERSTEPV
- a CDS encoding YceI family protein codes for the protein MRVLLFSFLATTLFSATSFAEKFELDKSHTDVSFRAPHLMVSKVKGRFEKFEGTFDFDEKTQKLENVFVKVYTDSLNTNEKDRDKHLRTADFFDVKKYPEMTFKGNKVDYDNGKPDKIHGDLTIRGITKPATFDIDYKGAVNDPWGNRVISFEAEAKVNRKDFGLNWNKAMDKGGWVVGDDIEIEIDGEAKVAKPAAPAKK